The genomic window TATTATCCACAACACCCGATTGATGAAAACTTCAAATTGCAAGGACAGGACGCAGATTGGTTAGATAACTTCGGGAATTTATGCCTGATTAGCGGTAGTAAAAATTCACGTTTGAGTAATTATATGCCTGCTGCAAAAAAAAATCATTACACAAGCCAAACAATAGACAGCATAAAACAACGCATTATGATGGAATATGAACAATGGGACACAAATGGTACAAACAACTATAATGAAATTGAAGAACACAGCAAAAAAATGACTGGGATACTTACTTCGCCAAGCCCAAAATAGTTATATACAATATGATAACCCATAAAATATAACGTTGTATTAGCAAATTAAGTCGTACATTTGCAATAATAATTAAATAAAAAACTATATCAAGTAAAAATCATAAAAAAAGTTCTTTTCACAAAAATATTGCATTTTAAAACTATTGATAATCAAACAGTTCCAAAACTACAAGCGTATCAAAAATGCCTTTTCAGACACTCTCATTAAATTTTCATTTGCTCCAAAATAGTTGAATAGTTGAGTTTAATATCGTTTATTTTTAGTTCCATTATAATTATTATCATTATGAAATACTTATTATATATTGCAATATTATTATTCGTAGGGGCTTGCGGTCATAAAAATACCGAACAGATATTTTATTCCGATGCAGTGAAAAGAGCATCGGAACAAGAAATAGAAAAAGTAATAGAATCTTTTATTCTAGCGAAAGATAGTAGCATTATAGAGATTCCACCTGGTTTTTATGATATAAAAACGCCTCTTATTATAGACAATAAAAAAAATATTACTATAAGGGGTAAAGGGATAGAAGAGACAGTTCTTTCTTTTAAAAACCTTACCTCGGGAGGAGAAGGAATAAAATTAGTAGGAAAAAATATTCTCATAGAAAAACTCACCGTAGAAGACGCACCAGGTGACGGAATAAAAGCACAACAATGCGATACTATTACTTTTAGAGAACTCTACGTCACTTGGACAAACGGAAATAAATCCAAAAACGGAACGTATGCTATTTATCCCGTGCAGTGTAAAAATGTATTAGTAGATAATTGCATCGCTGCCCATTCCCGAGATGCAGGAATATATGTAGGACAATCCGAAAATGTAATAGTAAAAAACTCAAAAGCTTTTGGAAACGTAGCCGGAATAGAAATTGAAAACTGCGATAATTCTGAAGTTTTTGATAATTTCGTATATGAAAATGCGGGAGGAATTTTAGTATTCAATCTTCCAGGTCTCCCAAAATCTGATGGAAAAAACGCAAAAATATACAGAAATAAAATAATATCCAATAATCACGAAAACTTTGCTGTTCCCATAAGTTCCGGTCCCAACGGAAATACCGTTACTCTTATTCCGCCCGGTTGTGGAATTATTCTTTTAGCCGCAAAAAATATAGAAATATTCGAAAATATAATCCATAATCATAAAACAATAGGCATATCCATAGCAAATTATTTTATTACGGGTTTTCCCTCCGAAGCACCAAATTGGTCTCCTTATACTTTTGATATTTTTATCCATAATAATGAGTATAAAAGAGAAAACTTTTCCATACCCGATTTTTCAAAAGAATTAGGAAAACTCATTCTTTTTTATAACGCACACGGATTTGCAAAAAGTCAAGATATTGTCTACGATGGTTTTTGGGATAAAAATATAAAATCCGACATCCAAAACAATCCCATGAATATATGTATCCAAGAAGATGCAATGGATGAACTTCGTTTCACAAGATTTGACCTCTACGGCGGAGCTGATAACATAAAAAGTTATAAAGAATACGCACCTTTTCTATGCAAAAAGTAATTTGTTTTGTCTTTGTTACTTTATTCATTGGATGTAATACATTAGATAAGAAAAAAACTTATACAGAATGGATACCTCCCGAAGTAGATATACATCTTTTAAATTTTGAAGTTTTCCCTTTAAAAAAACTATCAGAATACGGTTTTTTTAAAGGAAAATTATCAGACCTTTCCCCAAAAAAAGGGATTATATTGTACCAGCCCTCTTCTTCTCTTTTTAGTGATTATGCTTTCAAAAAAAGATTTCTATGGATACCCAAAAACGAAAAAGCAAATATAATAGAAAATGATTCCGAAGGAAAAATAGATTTTCCCAATAAAACAATTCTCATAAAAAATTTCTATTACCCACACAACTTTCAAAAACCAGAATCCGAAAAAACTATTATAGAAACCCGCCTCTTTATCAAATACAAAGAAAAATGGAATGCATATACCTATATTTGGAACGAAGACCAAACTGACGCACAATATAAAATAGTCGGAGGACAAAAAAAAATAGATTGGATAGATGTACAAGGAAATATTCAAAATACTACCTATATAATCCCGAACCAAAACCAATGCAAAAACTGTCATAATGAAGATGAAGCCCTCGTTCCCATTGGTGTAAAAGCACAGTATTTAGAAAATATTCTTCCAAAACAAACAGAAACACAACTGGAACATTGGATACGAATTCAATATCTAAACCATCCCAAAAATAACAAAAACTACCCAATAGTATGCAATTATGAAGATAGAAACATTGCAGTAGAAAAAAGAGCAAGAGCATATCTGGATATAAATTGCGGACATTGTCACAATCCATCAGGATCAGCAAGTACCTCAGGACTTTTTTTATATTATAAAGAAAATAATAAAAGTAGATTAGGTATTTTTAAAACTCCGGTTGCAGCAGGACCAGGAACGGGGCCTTTTACCTTTGATATTGTTCCAAAAAAAGCAGATAAATCCATACTTCTCTATAGAATGAATTCTAAAGAAATAGGAATCGCAATGCCAGAAATAGGAAGAACAGTAATACATACAGAAGGAGTTGCTCTGATAAAAGAATGGATAGATAATATGATGATTGATAATAACCCAAAAGAATAAGGATATCTACACAACAAAAAAACCTATACAAAATTGCATCTGCATGCTAAAAATTGTATAGATCTATATGTACATTTTTGGGTGATGGGTTGTAAAGTGTGATCCCGCTGGGATTCGAACCCAGGACCACTACATTAAAAGTGTAATGCTCTACCTGCTGAGCTACGGAATCTTGCACTATATTTTTTTTTAAATAATATTTTTTACAATTTCACATATAAATATTATTGTATGTGAACAAAATGATGAAATATTTTATTTTACTATGTTTCATAATTTCAATAATACAAAATTAGTTTTTTTTTTATAATTATCAAAAATATGAATATTTTTTTTATTTTCATTCGTTTTTCTGTATCATTTTTTTTGTTTTTCGTTATTTTAAATGTTTTTTCTCGTTCTCCCGATGATTTATTAAAAAAAGCTGATTCTCTTTTTCAAAAAAATAAATATACAGAATCTATTATTTTATATGAAGATTTGTTTTTTAATCATAAAATAGCCTCCTCGCAAATGCTTTTAAAGATGGCTTATATAAAAGAAAATCTAAAAGAGTACGATTGGAGTTTATTTTATTTAAATACCTATTATACTATTACTAAAAAAGATGTAGTTTTCAACCAGATACAAAGTATTGCAAAAAAAATGGGATACTTGGGCTATGAAAGATCAGATAAAGATTATTTTTTACATCTTTTTTCTTTTTATAAAGAGAAAATCCTCATATTTGTTGTATCTATAATGTTTATTTTGTTACTCATACAGTTTTTTATTCGTTACAAACAGAAACACTTACCTATTGGATTTTTAATGGGACATATATTTTTCGCCGCAGTTATAGTTTTTCTATTAACATATCCCATTCATGAAGAAAGGGCTATTATAAAAGAAAAATCCGCTTATATAATGAATGGTCCTTCAGCAGCATCTTCTTTGGTAGATAAAGTTTCCAATGGACATATAATACAAATTTTAGACAAACAACCTATATGGAGCAAAATAGTATGGAATGGTAGAGAAGTTTATATAAAAACAAATTCTTTGCTCTTTTTGTAATTATTCGGATGAAACTATATTCAATAACAGATATATCGTATACCATTTTTGTTTTTATGAGGGTGTCCGAAAAATTCTTTTTACACAAATATTTAATTTTAAACCTATTGATAATCAAAGAGTTACAAAACTACAAACGTGCTAAAAGCGACTTTTCGGACACTCTCCTCTCATTGCACTTTTAATAATTTTTAATACATTAATAAATAATTTTTTAATTTAACAAACATATAATGAAAAAAAATTTTCTCATATTATTTTTGTGTATAAACTTTTCTTTGCTTGCCCAAGAGTATTTTCCGGTCAATGGGGTAGCAGATAAGAGATTAGATTTATACGCATTTACGAATGCGACTATTGTAACAGATTCTCGCACTTCGTTAGAAAAAGCTACTTTAGTAATCCGAAATGGATTTATAGAATCTGTAGGAACAGGAACTGTAATTCCCAAAGGAGCTATAGTAGTGGATTTGAATGGTAAATACGTATACCCTTCTTTTGTAGAACCATATTCTAACTATGGTATGCCGGAGGTAAAACGTAATCCTTTCAATTGGTTTGCACCACCACAATTAGATGCAAAAAGAGATGGTCCCTTTGGATGGAACGATGCCATAAAAACGGATTTTAATGCTGCCGATAATTTTAAACCTGATACTAAAGCCGCTGAAAAATTAAAAAAAGCAGGATTTGGAACAGTATTAACTTTTAGAGCAGATGGAATTGCACGTGGTACCTCCGCTTTGGTAACATTAAACGAAGCACCGATACAAGAATTGGTATTAAAAACAAAGGTATCTGCTCATTATGCCTTTGATAGAGGAAGCAGCACCCAAGAATATCCAAATTCTCTTATGGGAATGGTAGCACTTTTAAGGCAGACCTTGTATGATGCTGAATGGTATAAATCCCCTCTTAATAGAACCCAAACGAATCTTTCTCTTGCATCTATCAATGAAATAGGTTCTCTTCCACAGATATTTGAATCTGACCACAAAGCCCGCACTATCCTTGCAGATAAAATCGGCGATGAATTCAAAATTCAATATATCATAAAAGGAGCAGGTGATGAATACCAAAGAATACAAGAAATAAAAAAAACGGGAGCATCTTTGATTATTCCTGTAAATTTTCCAAAAGCTTATGATTTAGAAGATCCTTATAATGCTATAAATGTTGCCTTTTCACAGATGAAACATTGGGAATTAGCACCTACGAACCCTGCCGTTTTAGCAAAAAATACTATACCTTTTGCTTTTACCAGCAATGGTTTAGAAGATGTAGCACAATTGCTACCCAATATTCGTAAAGCAATAGAGCACGGGCTTTCTGAAGAAAACGCTCTCAAAGCTCTTACAGAAACTCCCGCTGCTCTACTGAAAGTAGATGATAAAGTAGGTTCTATAAAAGCAGGTAAATTAGCTAATTTCATCATCACTTCCGGAAAAGTATTTGATGAAAAAACCACTCTTTATGAAAATTGGATTCAAGGAAAAAAATTTACTATCAATGATATGAACCTGGCAAATTACGCAGGAAAATACAAATTGAATGTAAATGGAAATATGTATAATTTAGAAATAAGTGGAAAACCAAGCTCTCCTCAGGGTAAAGTGAAAAAAGATACTCTCCTCTTAGAAACAAAACTTACGGTGGACGGAGCTACTATCTCTTTGAGTTTTCAACCCGAAAAAGGAAAAGAAGCAAAAATACGACTCTCGGGATGGTCTTCTGGTAAAGATTTCAAAGGAAACGGACAATTAGAAAATGGAGATTGGATACAATGGAACGCTTCTTTTGATAAACCATTAGACGAAAAGCAAGATGAGAAAAAAACAGAGAAAAAAGAAAATACACTCGGAAAAGTTGTTTTTCCCTTCTCTGCTTTTGGAAATGAGGAAATTCCTACTCAGAACTCTTATCTCATAAAAAATACCACTGTATGGACAAGTGAAGAACAAGGTATACTCAAAAATACTGATGTTCTTGTTCAAAATGGAAAAATTACTCAAGTAGGACAAAACATAACCCCTCCCACCAATACTACTGTTATTGATGGAGAAGGTAAACATTTGACCCCAGGGATTATTGATGAACATTCACACATTGCTCTTTTTACCATAAATGAAGGTTCACAAAATAGCTCCGCAGAGGTCCGAATGGAAGATGTTATAGATGCCGAAGACAGAGACATTTACAACCAATTAGCCGGAGGAGTTACAGCCGCACAGCTTTTACATGGGTCTGCAAATCCTGTTGGAGGGCAATCTGCTCTTATCAAACTCCGATGGGGAGTATCTCCACAAGACCTGCTCATCAAAGGTGCTGATGCATTTATAAAATTTGCACTTGGTGAAAACGTAAAACAATCGAATGGCTCCCCCTCTCGCAGTGTTCGTTTTCCGCAAACAAGAATGGGGGTAGAGCAAGTATA from Chitinophagaceae bacterium includes these protein-coding regions:
- a CDS encoding DUF1524 domain-containing protein; the protein is YYPQHPIDENFKLQGQDADWLDNFGNLCLISGSKNSRLSNYMPAAKKNHYTSQTIDSIKQRIMMEYEQWDTNGTNNYNEIEEHSKKMTGILTSPSPK
- a CDS encoding parallel beta-helix domain-containing protein; translated protein: MKYLLYIAILLFVGACGHKNTEQIFYSDAVKRASEQEIEKVIESFILAKDSSIIEIPPGFYDIKTPLIIDNKKNITIRGKGIEETVLSFKNLTSGGEGIKLVGKNILIEKLTVEDAPGDGIKAQQCDTITFRELYVTWTNGNKSKNGTYAIYPVQCKNVLVDNCIAAHSRDAGIYVGQSENVIVKNSKAFGNVAGIEIENCDNSEVFDNFVYENAGGILVFNLPGLPKSDGKNAKIYRNKIISNNHENFAVPISSGPNGNTVTLIPPGCGIILLAAKNIEIFENIIHNHKTIGISIANYFITGFPSEAPNWSPYTFDIFIHNNEYKRENFSIPDFSKELGKLILFYNAHGFAKSQDIVYDGFWDKNIKSDIQNNPMNICIQEDAMDELRFTRFDLYGGADNIKSYKEYAPFLCKK
- a CDS encoding SO2930 family diheme c-type cytochrome produces the protein MQKVICFVFVTLFIGCNTLDKKKTYTEWIPPEVDIHLLNFEVFPLKKLSEYGFFKGKLSDLSPKKGIILYQPSSSLFSDYAFKKRFLWIPKNEKANIIENDSEGKIDFPNKTILIKNFYYPHNFQKPESEKTIIETRLFIKYKEKWNAYTYIWNEDQTDAQYKIVGGQKKIDWIDVQGNIQNTTYIIPNQNQCKNCHNEDEALVPIGVKAQYLENILPKQTETQLEHWIRIQYLNHPKNNKNYPIVCNYEDRNIAVEKRARAYLDINCGHCHNPSGSASTSGLFLYYKENNKSRLGIFKTPVAAGPGTGPFTFDIVPKKADKSILLYRMNSKEIGIAMPEIGRTVIHTEGVALIKEWIDNMMIDNNPKE
- a CDS encoding SH3 domain-containing protein; the encoded protein is MNIFFIFIRFSVSFFLFFVILNVFSRSPDDLLKKADSLFQKNKYTESIILYEDLFFNHKIASSQMLLKMAYIKENLKEYDWSLFYLNTYYTITKKDVVFNQIQSIAKKMGYLGYERSDKDYFLHLFSFYKEKILIFVVSIMFILLLIQFFIRYKQKHLPIGFLMGHIFFAAVIVFLLTYPIHEERAIIKEKSAYIMNGPSAASSLVDKVSNGHIIQILDKQPIWSKIVWNGREVYIKTNSLLFL
- a CDS encoding amidohydrolase family protein gives rise to the protein MKKNFLILFLCINFSLLAQEYFPVNGVADKRLDLYAFTNATIVTDSRTSLEKATLVIRNGFIESVGTGTVIPKGAIVVDLNGKYVYPSFVEPYSNYGMPEVKRNPFNWFAPPQLDAKRDGPFGWNDAIKTDFNAADNFKPDTKAAEKLKKAGFGTVLTFRADGIARGTSALVTLNEAPIQELVLKTKVSAHYAFDRGSSTQEYPNSLMGMVALLRQTLYDAEWYKSPLNRTQTNLSLASINEIGSLPQIFESDHKARTILADKIGDEFKIQYIIKGAGDEYQRIQEIKKTGASLIIPVNFPKAYDLEDPYNAINVAFSQMKHWELAPTNPAVLAKNTIPFAFTSNGLEDVAQLLPNIRKAIEHGLSEENALKALTETPAALLKVDDKVGSIKAGKLANFIITSGKVFDEKTTLYENWIQGKKFTINDMNLANYAGKYKLNVNGNMYNLEISGKPSSPQGKVKKDTLLLETKLTVDGATISLSFQPEKGKEAKIRLSGWSSGKDFKGNGQLENGDWIQWNASFDKPLDEKQDEKKTEKKENTLGKVVFPFSAFGNEEIPTQNSYLIKNTTVWTSEEQGILKNTDVLVQNGKITQVGQNITPPTNTTVIDGEGKHLTPGIIDEHSHIALFTINEGSQNSSAEVRMEDVIDAEDRDIYNQLAGGVTAAQLLHGSANPVGGQSALIKLRWGVSPQDLLIKGADAFIKFALGENVKQSNGSPSRSVRFPQTRMGVEQVYVDLFTRAREYESEWKKYNTNPAKATISQPRRDLELETILQILNKQRYITCHSYVQSEINMMMKVAEQFNFRINTFTHILEGYKVADIMAKHGAAGSTFSDWWQYKYEVREAIPQNAALMILAGVNTCINSDDAEMARRLNQEAAKSIKYAGIDEVTAFKMVTINPAKMLHIDKITGSIKVGKDADLVLWTENPLSIYAKVDKTFVDGIIYYSTEKDAEAKKYIQSERARITAKMKDVKAGGTSTQKPTGQYKHRWDCEEEIQYDMNEK